The nucleotide sequence ctctttctctctcccatTTCCCTCATCCAACTCCTCTCCTTTTTGATCTCACTCACCGAGCCGGTATTCTTCACGAGTATTGACTCAATGGGGTGTATTTGTTGCTGCGGACCAATACCGAAGGTGTACACTCACGGTATGGGGTTGATCACGTTTGGCCCGTTGTGCTGGAGGGAGGCCGGCAAGGCATCCCATCTAAAGTGGAGGCCCCAGTTGAACCCTCCGCGCAcgatgggggagggggagtaCTGAAAGGTGTCCGCGTTAATGATGTCGATGATCGGGCAGGTCACGGTGGTCCGGTTGAGCATGATGCGGTGCAGCAGGGGTTCCAACCAGACCTCGTTCACTTCACAGTGACTGTCCAGGAACACCAGTACCTAAATGGGGAAGGAAACTTGCTATCGTTATCGTTGTCCGAGAGGAGGGTGCTCTATACATTTCTGAATAATCTACAAAAGCAGCACCGATACTGCCGTTTTTTTTGCATAAAATGAATAAGACATCCGTGTGGAAGCTCAGCTATACACTGAAAGACGTATTATGTGCTAAAATTTTATACGAATTTTTTAACGAAAATTTTATATGCATTTTTTAACGAAATTTTATATGAATTTTTAACgaaattttattattttttaacgAAATTTTATATGAATTTTTTAACGAAACTTTATGCGAAGCAATGCCAAACATTTCTGTATAGGTCTCGTAGacacgtttccggatgcgataatCCCTTTTAAATTACGGCCATGTGAGGCGACCCAGGGCTTACCTCTGCAGTTGCATGCTTGGCTCCGAACATCCTCGCCCTGATTAGGCCTTCTCTGTCACGAGTCCTGACGACGACGACCTTCTCGGGCAGGTTCTGTTGAACGTACAAGGGTAGCTtttctccgaggtcgtctgaaAGCGCGATAAAGTTTGCATATATTGAGCCTAACTCTCCAGTATATACATAAATAATCTCGAGTACGCGAGATACATAGAGTAGCGTAATCTTGCGCAgattttcaaatttgtagcaAGATTTCTGACAACTCAGATAATTGGTAGAGAGCACTTAGACAAAGAAGCTAGCATTTGAGCCACCGCATTTGGAATTCAGAAGACCAATAATCAGCAGATTACACACGCATGAAATGACAGTGATTGATAAGAAATTTAATCGTGTCCAAAGACAGTAAAAGAAGAATGAGTTTGGAATAACAAAGTTTTGATGGCTGAAAAGAGCAGTTATAAAAGTTGAAGTGAAAAAGTTGGATGAGCCTTCCCTTGTCATGAAAGAATAAAAGACaggagtaattgattacaaacAAGACGTTAACAAGACATTCTTGCTGAGCCTGCACTCAATCAGATCCTTCACCTTAACGTCCTTCCTTCTCGTTAACATTTTGCTCTCGGCAAATTGCTCCAAACGTGCCCTTTTATTCTTTGCAGTCCACAGACAACTCTCAAGCCAAACCAACAAAGAAGAAAGCCTGTTCATACCGAAAGTGCTGTTGTCGTCCACTAATATGATCTCCTTTAACAAGTTGGGTGGCGTTCGATCGAGCACACTGTGGACAGTACGAAGCAGTGCGGACCAAGCCTCATTAAAGAAGCAGATGATGACGCTCGCTTGCGGCAGTTCCGAAGGGTAGCTCTGTTTTCTACATCTACAGTGAGAAAACAAAGGGCCATATATGCTAAAACCGGACACGAAGTGCAGGATCCCTATTTTTTTGGTCCCCGTGATTTAACGAGAAACACAAACGCAGTAATGCGACAACACAACTCACAACTCATTTCTTGTATCTGGTATCTTCCTGTGGAACCCTATCCTGTTGCTGATAAGGACATTGAAGGCGTGATTGTGGTAACCTGTAACCTTCACCTCCTGATCTTCTGGAGAGCGTATCACACCAAGCTGCGCGACGTCCGAGATGCCCTTGATCTCATTGAGGCTCACGTCGATGTGCTTCGGTAGCAGACGACCGCCGCCTTTGCCCGATGTGAGATTACCTTCGAAGACACGGACATCGTGACCAAGAAAAGGCTGACTCCTGACGCCGTTGCGTCTAGGTCGTAACTTCCAACGGTGGACTCCAGGGTCTACAGTGGGCCAGCCAACTTGATAAGACTCAAAGTACAGGTACAGCACAACTGCCCATGTCAGTGAGGTCAATATAATGCCCAAGAAGAATGGCTTGTACCTAAAAAGGAAGTGAGATATGCGCATAGCATTTTGACAACTGCTACGAAACAACCAGCTTTCCAGGTCCTTGGAAATATTGGTGCACTGTTACTTCATATCAGTGCTAAAAGGCAAAGAATTTTCAGTGCTTCATACGATGGGGGCATCAAGATACagatctttttcttttttttacatgtgCGTCCCATATCGCAGAAGGGAAGTTCTAGCATGTGTCAGCGTAAGTTACTGAAGTGATTGATTACCTCATTTTTGACAGCACCTTTGTCAGTAACGTTGTATAGTTGCTcggcttatctggtgagtgTCACCACCTTCCCTACTCACTCTTCTCCACTGTGTTTGAAGAGGCACTGGAATAAAGAATGCCACGAAGTGTAACATATACTGCGTCTCGTACGCACATCATGCTACGTAGCTCTTGCATAAGGAGGATGACTCGACAGATGCTTCGGAGAATTTTATTGCCCGTTTTAAAAGGTATAGTCAGGTGTGCTCTTTATTGGTATAAACTAGTCTGTCAGTGAAAGCGTTGTAGCGCTCTGTAGTCTGTAGCGCACACGGTAGAACCTTCTAGCCTTTCGCATATTTCATTCACGTTTCTCTCTTATGCGTCACGGAAGCATTAAAATGCAATCATGTGCATACACGAAGGGCATGCGTCAGAAAGATTTGTTCACCGGCTCGTGGCTGTAACTCGCATGCAAACTTACTTTTGTTATATTCGCTCCACACAAGCCACGATATCTTATCACAGAGCCACGATATGTTGTTCGTCTATAAATGTAGCACAACGTCATGAATACAGCGTCAAGCTTATCATGACCGGCAAGTAACGTCAGCGATAACTCGCTTCGCTAGCCCGTTTCGACATCACTTTTGGCGGCGGCGTTGGTGGCGTTACTATGGTTCAGTCAGCGAGAAGGTCTTTCTGCCGGCCATCAGCGTACCCCACGTGATTCTTTCAACACCTGTATAAGATGACTTTTCGTGTTTGCCGTCAATATATataccatagaaatcataatcTCTCCTTATGAGTTCTATGATGTATACAAATTGCCGGGACTTCCAGCAAAAATGATAAAATTGCCGAGCGACCCCGAaacacgtcatcatgacgttagtagacagaacgaaaccgaaacagttcGGAAAGTAAGAGCTGGGCTGGCTGGGCCTGGATCTTCAACTGTCACAGAGCCGCTAtggtaggctcgcgcaagagctcgttATGGAATAACGGCAAGTTGAATACCGGGCccctgggttccacgaatgggcacttgttcgctgcctctggttggaagaaaagtaggaccgaaggtcgcgtccctttcagagaccatcgtaatcccctcaagactgtggctttcggtcgcgtccttgttcgcccctagctatgacgtcatttcttaAGAGGACCACAGGGAGAGGTCTtcctcttttgtgtgtgtgtgtgtgtgtgtgtgtgtaaggggAGATGTTGTTGATCTTTGGAAATTCCCTACGAGAGACAACGTACGCGTGACACTCCTTACATATGTGACACAGAGTCATGTCTGATGTGACAGACTGTCTTGGCTGCCATTTTAGTGAAATATCGCGTTAGGAaataaaagaaggaaaaaaacggTGTACCTGCACAGTTCACTGAATCTTGTATGTTAGTATCAATCGTCCAAACACACGGCAACGGGACTTTGTCAGCACTAGAACCACGGCTTGGATTGCTCGCAATCGCTAAAGGTTGttcggcaaaaaaagaaagagaggaagaaGAAATCAGTAAGTAAAAGGTAAGCCTCTTGGAGCTTTTTGGGTCGTTTTTCTGGACAAATTTTgggctgaaattaaagcgcagttcctgctgaatatctatgcgcaattttagctcgatttgagcacttttatttcttggccaaaaatagaaaaatggtaagcctaacctcttgctattttttaaggtgaaaaatcgaaggtcctgtTTCTGGACAAATTCTggactaaaattaaagcgcagttcctgctgagtatctatgcgcaattgtagctcgatttgagcacttttattttttggccaaaaatggaaaaaaaggtaagcctaagggtcttggaccctggccggctgctgctgcacggcggcttttttttttttttttttttgccctggggattatacgatgtccctcgtcCGAGCGGGGCGCCGCCCCCTCTTGGGATTTTTTAAGgtgaaaaatcgaaggtcctgtttctggacaaattttggactaaaattaaagcgcagttcctgctgagtatctatgcgcaattgtagctcgatttgagcacttttattttttggccaaaaatggcaaaaaaggtaagcctaagggtcttggaccctggccggctgctgctgcacggcggctttttttttttttttttgccctggggattatacgatgtccctcgtcCGAGCGGGGCGCCGCCCCCTCTTGGGATTTTTTAAGgtgaaaaatcgaaggtcctgtttctggacaaattttggactaaaattaaagcgcagttcctgctgagtatctatgcgcaattgtagctcgatttgagcacttttattttttggccaaaaatggaaaaaaaggtaagcctaagggtcttggaccctggccggctgctgctgcacggcggcttttttttttttggcccaggggattatacgatgtccctcgtcCGAGCAGGGCGCCGCCCCCTCTTGGGATTTTTTAAGgtgaaaaatcgaaggtcctgtTTCTGGACAAATTTTTgactaaaattaaagcgcagttcctgctgagtatctatgcgcaattgtagctcgatttgagcacttttatttttttggccaaaaatggaaaaaaaggtaagcctaagggtcttggaccctggccggctgctgctgcacggcggcttttttttttttttttggcccaggggattatacgatgtccctcgtGCGAGCAGGGCGCCGCCCCCTCTTGGGATTTTTTAAGgtgaaaaatcgaaggtcctgtTTCTGGACAAATTTTTgactaaaattaaagcgcagttcctgctgagtatctatgcgcaattgtagctcgatttgagcacttttattttttggccaaaaatggaaaaaaacgtaagcctaagggtcttggaccctggccggctgctgctgcacggcggctttttttttttttggcccaggggattatacgatgtccctcgtcCGAGCAGGGCGCCGCCCCCTCTTGGGATTTTTTAAGgtgaaaaatcgaaggtcctgtTTCTGGACAAATTTTTgactaaaattaaagcgcagttcctgctgagtatctatgcgcaattgtagctcgatttgagcacttttattttttggcaaaaaatggaaaaaaaggtcagcctaagggtcttggaccctggccggctgctgctgcacggcggctttttttttttttttttggccctggggattatacgatgtccctcgtcCGAGCGGGGCGCCGCCCCCTCTTGGGATTTTTTAAGgtgaaaaatcgaaggtcctgtTTCTGGACAAATTCTggactaaaattaaagcgcagttcctgctgagtatctatgcgcaattgtagctcgatttgagcacttttattttttggccaaaaatggaaaaaaaggtaagcctaagggtcttggaccctggccggctgctgctgcacggcggcttttttttttggccctggggattatacgatgtccctcgtcCGAGCGGGGCGCCGCCCCCTCTTGGGATTTTTTAAGgtgaaaaatcgaaggtcctctttctggacaaattttggactaaaattaaagcgcagttcctgctgagtatctatgcgcaattgtagctcgatttgagcacttttattttttggcaaaaaatggaaaaaaaaggtcagcctaagggtcttggaccctggccggctgctgctgcacggcggcttttttttttttttttttggccctggggattatacgatgtccctcgtcCGAGCGGGGCGCCGCCCCCTCTTGGGATTTTTTAAGgtgaaaaatcgaaggtcctgtTTCTGGACAAATTCTggactaaaattaaagcgcagttcctgctgagtatctatgcgcaattgtagctcgatttgagcacttttatttttttgccaaaaatggaaaaaaaggtaagcctaagggtcttggaccctggccggctgctgctgcacggcggcttttttttttttttttgccctggggattatacgatgtccctcgtcCGAGCGGGGCGCCGCCCCCTCTTGGGATTTTTTAAGgtgaaaaatcgaaggtcctctttctggacaaattttggactaaaattaaagcgcagttcctgctgagtatctatgcgcaattttagctcgatttgagcacttttattttttggccaaaaatggaaaaaaaggtaagcctaacctcttggggtttttttgggtcaaaaatcgaaggtcctctttctggacaaattttggactaaaattaaagcgcagttcctgctgagtatctatgcgcaattttagctcgatttgagcacttttattttttggccaaaaatggaaaaaaaggtaagcctaacctcttggggtttttttgggtcaaaaatcgaaggtcctctttctggacaaattttggactaaaattaaagcgcagttcctgctgagtatctatgcgcaattttagctcgatttgagcacttttattttttggccaaaaatggaaaaaaaggtaagcctaacctcttggggtttttttgggtcaaaaatcgaaggtcctctttctggacaaattttggactaaaattaaagcgcagttcctgctgagtatctatgcgcaattttagctcgatttgagcacttttattttttggccaaaaatggaaaaaaaggtaagcctaacctcttggggtttttttgggtcaaaaatcgaaggtcctctttctggacAAATTTTGGACTAAAATTAacgcgcagttcctgctgagtatctatgcgcaattttagctcgatttgagcacttttattttttggccaaaaatggaaaaaaaggtaagcctaacctcttggggtttttttgggccaaaaatcgaaggtcctctttctggacAAATTTTGGACTAAAATTAACGCGCAGTTCCTGAtgagtatctatgcgcaattttagctcgatttgagcacttttattttttggccaaaaatggaaaaaaaggtaagcctaacctcttggggtttttttgggtcaaaaatcgaaggtcctctttctggacAAATTTTGGACTAAAATTAacgcgcagttcctgctgagtatctatgcgcaattttagctcgatttgagcacttttattttttggccaaaaatggaaaaaaaggtaagcctaacctcttggggtttttttgggtcaaaaatcgaaggtcctctttctggacaaattttggactaaaattaaagcgcagttcctgctgagtatctatgcgcaattttagctcgatttgagcacttttattttttggccaaaaatggaaaaaaaggtaagcctaacctcttggggtttttttgggtcaaaaatcgaaggtcctctttctggacaaattttggactaaaattaaagcgcagttcctgctgagtatctatgcgcaattttagctcgatttgagcacttttattttttggccaaaaatggaaaaaaaggtaagcctaacctcttggggtttttttgggtcaaaaatcgaaggtcctctttctggacaaattttggactaaaattaaagcgcagttcctgctgagtatctatgcgcaattttagctcgatttgagcacttttattttttggccaaaaatggaaaaaaaggtaagcctaacctcttggggtttttttgggtcaaaaatcgaaggtcctctttctggacaaattttggactaaaattaaagcgcagttcctgctgagtatctatgcgcaattttagctcgatttgagcacttttattttttggccaaaaatggaaaaaaaggtaagcctaacctcttggggtttttttgggtcaaaaatcgaaggtcctctttctggacaaattttggactaaaattaaagcgcagttcctgctgagtatctatgcgcaattttagctcgatttgagcacttttattttttggccaaaaatggaaaaaaaggtaagcctaacctcttggggtttttttgggtcaaaaatcgaaggtcctctttctggacaaattttggactaaaattaaagcgcagttcctgctgagtatctatgcgcaattttagctcgatttgagcacttttattttttggccaaaaatggaaaaaaaggtaagcctaacctcttggggtttttttgggtcaaaaatcgaaggtcctctttctggacaaattttggactaaaattaaagcgcagttcctgctgagtatctatgcgcaattttagctcgatttgagcacttttattttttggccaaaaatggaaaaaaaggtaagcctaacctcttggggtttttttgggtcaaaaatcgaaggtcctctttctggacaaattttggactaaaattaaagcgcagttcctgctgagtatctatacgcaattttagctcgatttgagcacttttattttttggccaaaaatggaaaaaaaggtaagcctaacctcttggggtttttttgggtcaaaaatcgaaggtcctctttctggacaaattttggactaaaattaaagcgcagttcctgctgagtatctatgcgcaattgtagctcgatttgagcacttttattttttggcaaaaaatggaaaaaaaggtcagcctaagggtcttggaccctggccggctgctgctgcacggcggctttttttttttttttttggccctggggattatacgatgtccctcgtcCGAGCGGGGCGCCGCCCCCTCTTGGGATTTTTTAAGgtgaaaaatcgaaggtcctgtTTCTGGACAAATTCTggactaaaattaaagcgcagttcctgctgagtatctatgcgcaattgtagctcgatttgagcacttttatttttttgccaaaaatggaaaaaaaggtaagcctaagggtcttggaccctggccggctgctgctgcacggcggcttttttttttttttttttgccctggggattatacgatgtccctcgtcCGAGCGGGGCGCCGCCCCCTCTTGGGATTTTTTAAGgtgaaaaatcgaaggtcctctttctggacaaattttggactaaaattaaagcgcagttcctgctgagtatctatgcgcaattttagctcgatttgagcacttttattttttggccaaaaatggaaaaaaaggtaagcctaagggtcttggaccctggccggctgctgctgcacggcggctttttttttttttggcccaggggattatacgatgtccctcgtcCGAGCAGGGCGCCGCCCCCTCTTGGGATTTTTTAAGgtgaaaaatcgaaggtcctgtTTCTGGACAAATTTTTgactaaaattaaagcgcagttcctgctgagtatctatgcgcaattgtagctcgatttgagcacttttattttttggccaaaaatggaaaaaaaggtaagcctaagggtcttggaccctggccggctgctgctgcacggcggctttttttttttttttttggcccaggggattatacgatgtccctcgtcCGAGCAGGGCGCCGCCCCCTCTTGGGATTTTTTAAGgtgaaaaatcgaaggtcctgtTTCTGGACAAATTTTTgactaaaattaaagcgcagttcctgctgagtatctatgcgcaattgtagctcgatttgagcacttttattttttggccaaaaatggaaaaaaacgtaagcctaagggtcttggaccctggccggctgctgctgcacggcggctttttttttttggcccaggggattatacgatgtccctcgtcCGAGCAGGGCGCCGCCCCCTCTTGGGATTTTTTAAGgtgaaaaatcgaaggtcctgtTTCTGGACAAATTTTTgactaaaattaaagcgcagttcctgctgagtatctatgcgcaattgtagctcgatttgagcacttttattttttggcaaaaaatggaaaaaaaggtcagcctaagggtcttggaccctggccggctgctgctgcacggcggcttttttttttttttttttggccctggggattatacgatgtccctcgtcCGAGCGGGGCGCCGCCCCCTCTTGGGATTTTTTAAGgtgaaaaatcgaaggtcctgtTTCTGGACAAATTCTggactaaaattaaagcgcagttcctgctgagtatctatgcgcaattgtagctcgatttgagcacttttattttttggccaaaaatggaaaaaaaggtaagcctaagggtcttggaccctggccggctgctgctgcacggcggcttttttttttggccctggggattatacgatgtccctcgtcCGAGCGGGGCGCCGCCCCCTCTTGGGATTTTTTAAGgtgaaaaatcgaaggtcctctttctggacaaattttggactaaaattaaagcgcagttcctgctgagtatctatgcgcaattgtagctcgatttgagcacttttattttttggcaaaaaatggaaaaaaaggtcagcctaagggtcttggaccctggccggctgctgctgcacggcggctttttttttttttttttttggccctggggattatacgatgtccctcgtcCGAGCGGGGCGCCGCCCCCTCTTGGGATTTTTTAAGgtgaaaaatcgaaggtcctgtTTCTGGACAAATTCTggactaaaattaaagcgcagttcctgctgagtatctatgcgcaattgtagctcgatttgagcacttttatttttttgccaaaaatggaaaaaaaggtaagcctaagggtcttggaccctggccggctgctgctgcacggcggcttttttttttttttttgccctggggattatacgatgtccctcgtcCGAGCGGGGCGCCGCCCCCTCTTGGGATTTTTTAAGgtgaaaaatcgaaggtcctctttctggacaaattttggactaaaattaaagcgcagttcctgctgagtatctatgcgcaattttagctcgatttgagcactttt is from Ornithodoros turicata isolate Travis chromosome 8, ASM3712646v1, whole genome shotgun sequence and encodes:
- the LOC135367164 gene encoding polypeptide N-acetylgalactosaminyltransferase 11-like, whose protein sequence is MRYKPFFLGIILTSLTWAVVLYLYFESYQVGWPTVDPGVHRWKLRPRRNGVRSQPFLGHDVRVFEGNLTSGKGGGRLLPKHIDVSLNEIKGISDVAQLGVIRSPEDQEVKVTGYHNHAFNVLISNRIGFHRKIPDTRNELCRKQSYPSELPQASVIICFFNEAWSALLRTVHSVLDRTPPNLLKEIILVDDNSTFDDLGEKLPLYVQQNLPEKVVVVRTRDREGLIRARMFGAKHATAEVLVFLDSHCEVNEVWLEPLLHRIMLNRTTVTCPIIDIINADTFQYSPSPIVRGGFNWGLHFRWDALPASLQHNGPNVINPIPSPTMAGGLFAMNRKFFHKLGDYDDGMDIWGGENLEMSFRIWMCGGQLEIIPCSRVGHIFRRRRPYGSPTGEDTLTKNSLRVAHVWMDEYKAYYFQTRSEVINRPYGDITTRLALRKKLRCKSFDWYMKNVYPELQPPSKPNKKHKSRGPNFQSLASFKRKMPATVGKFQIQLSGTDLCLESEDGVTTKGSVLLLQKCVLIKRQLWYETEKHDLRLAELLCLDGGDQYPRLAKCHEMGGSQDWRHSSNKNSALYNLAAGLCLGAKESKAGQYASMEMCDSPRALRWDFKVVAV